One part of the Deltaproteobacteria bacterium CG11_big_fil_rev_8_21_14_0_20_42_23 genome encodes these proteins:
- a CDS encoding 4-hydroxy-3-methylbut-2-en-1-yl diphosphate synthase gives MKRRESIEVNIGHVGVGGSNPIVIQSMTNTDTADIESSVAQVKELADAGSELVRLTVNVDAAAQAIPEIKKRLLDLGCDVPLIGDFHYNGHTLLTKYPECAKTLDKYRINPGNVGFGNAQDRNFKQMLDVAKEFQKPIRIGVNWGSLDQALLVRLMDENTNKPEAEQKSADEIMIDAMVQSAVQSTESAIAYGVAENKIIVSLKISKVTAVVDAYQTYAPLSNLPLHVGLTEAGMGVKGAVSTSAALSILLNQGIGDTIRVSLTPRPGASRTEEVEVAKILLQSMNYRQFSPQVTSCPGCGRTTNTLFQEMTIDMEHFFKEKMPEWKQKGYKGMEQMQIAVMGCIVNGPGESKHANIGISLPGNGENPKAPVFVDGEKVATLEGPQMMTQFKQMVEDYVERKYS, from the coding sequence ATGAAACGTCGAGAAAGTATTGAAGTAAATATCGGGCACGTTGGAGTGGGCGGAAGCAATCCTATTGTGATTCAGTCGATGACGAATACTGACACCGCCGATATCGAAAGTTCTGTTGCGCAAGTGAAAGAACTTGCCGACGCAGGTTCAGAACTGGTTCGCCTCACTGTCAATGTGGACGCGGCTGCGCAGGCGATTCCCGAAATTAAAAAACGTCTTCTCGATCTTGGCTGCGATGTTCCACTTATTGGAGATTTTCATTACAACGGCCACACACTTCTTACAAAATATCCAGAGTGCGCAAAAACTTTAGACAAATATCGCATCAATCCCGGCAATGTTGGGTTTGGAAATGCGCAAGATAGAAATTTTAAACAGATGTTAGACGTGGCGAAAGAATTTCAAAAGCCCATTCGCATTGGAGTGAATTGGGGCTCGCTGGATCAGGCCTTGCTTGTGCGCTTGATGGATGAAAACACTAACAAGCCTGAAGCCGAACAAAAATCTGCCGACGAAATTATGATTGATGCCATGGTGCAAAGTGCCGTGCAGTCTACAGAATCGGCCATTGCATACGGCGTTGCTGAAAATAAAATTATTGTGAGCTTAAAAATCAGCAAAGTAACAGCAGTAGTTGATGCTTATCAAACCTATGCGCCTCTTTCCAATTTGCCGTTGCATGTAGGATTAACCGAAGCGGGCATGGGCGTAAAAGGTGCTGTGTCAACATCTGCGGCTTTATCCATTTTGCTCAATCAAGGCATTGGCGATACCATTCGCGTTTCGCTTACGCCGCGTCCAGGTGCTTCGCGCACAGAAGAAGTGGAAGTGGCAAAAATTTTGTTGCAGTCGATGAACTATCGCCAGTTTTCGCCGCAAGTGACATCGTGCCCTGGCTGCGGACGCACAACCAATACGCTTTTCCAAGAGATGACCATCGACATGGAACACTTTTTCAAAGAAAAAATGCCAGAGTGGAAACAAAAAGGCTATAAAGGCATGGAGCAAATGCAAATTGCCGTGATGGGCTGCATTGTGAATGGACCTGGCGAATCAAAGCATGCCAATATTGGTATCTCTCTTCCAGGAAACGGGGAAAACCCCAAAGCACCTGTGTTTGTGGACGGCGAGAAAGTGGCAACACTTGAAGGCCCACAAATGATGACGCAGTTTAAGCAAATGGTGGAAGACTACGTTGAACGAAAGTATTCGTAA
- a CDS encoding tetracycline resistance MFS efflux pump — MRSKLLIVFLVVFIDLLGFGIIIPILPYYADSFGASAYDVGMLMVCYSAMQFLFSPLWGSLSDKVGRRPVMLFCLVGMMLSLVVLGFAPSLMWLYIARIFSGIFGANVSTASAYIADVTTIEDRAKGMGLIGAAFGLGFLVGPAVGGMLSKWGYGTAAFAAAIFSGLSFLFALWKLKEPQLSMEERAAHRRRFGFRDWIATFTHPTTGLAIWMFFLVTSGHAIIETIFGLFLLKQFGMDAFQAGLLLALMAVVMVTVQGKGIGPLSKKFGEVKLLVFGTSAMTAALFLASFGKSYSFFVAAILLHALGYAVTNPSLMSQVSKYSPESSKGATMGIYQSAGSLARIAGPLSAGLLFDVYGPYSPFLAACVLFFLAFLLLNVKKRVWKAALAQ; from the coding sequence ATGCGCTCAAAACTGCTGATTGTTTTTCTTGTCGTTTTCATCGATCTCTTAGGCTTTGGCATTATCATTCCCATTCTTCCGTATTACGCAGATTCGTTTGGTGCGAGTGCTTATGATGTGGGCATGCTGATGGTGTGCTATTCTGCAATGCAGTTTTTGTTTTCACCGCTGTGGGGAAGCCTTTCCGATAAAGTTGGCCGCAGGCCCGTGATGCTCTTTTGTCTTGTGGGCATGATGCTTTCGCTTGTGGTGCTTGGCTTTGCGCCTAGTCTTATGTGGCTTTACATCGCCAGAATTTTCTCTGGCATTTTTGGCGCCAACGTTTCTACGGCATCTGCTTATATAGCCGATGTCACCACCATTGAAGATCGCGCAAAAGGCATGGGACTTATTGGTGCTGCCTTTGGCTTGGGTTTTCTCGTTGGCCCTGCGGTTGGTGGCATGCTTTCCAAGTGGGGATATGGCACGGCTGCTTTTGCTGCTGCTATTTTTTCAGGTCTCAGTTTTCTTTTTGCCTTGTGGAAGCTGAAAGAGCCGCAGTTGAGTATGGAAGAACGAGCTGCACATCGTCGGCGTTTTGGATTTCGCGATTGGATTGCTACTTTCACCCATCCCACAACGGGCCTTGCCATTTGGATGTTTTTTTTAGTCACCAGTGGCCACGCTATAATCGAAACCATTTTTGGTCTTTTTCTGCTGAAGCAATTTGGCATGGATGCTTTTCAGGCAGGCTTGCTCTTGGCCTTGATGGCAGTGGTGATGGTGACAGTGCAGGGCAAAGGCATTGGCCCCCTCAGCAAAAAATTTGGTGAAGTAAAACTTTTAGTCTTTGGCACAAGTGCAATGACCGCAGCACTTTTTTTGGCTTCGTTTGGGAAATCATATTCCTTTTTCGTCGCAGCCATTTTGCTTCATGCCTTGGGATATGCTGTGACCAATCCATCTCTGATGAGCCAAGTATCCAAATACTCACCCGAAAGCTCAAAAGGGGCGACAATGGGCATTTATCAGTCGGCCGGGAGTTTGGCCAGAATTGCGGGTCCGTTGAGCGCTGGGCTTCTCTTTGATGTCTATGGGCCGTATTCTCCCTTTTTAGCGGCTTGTGTTCTTTTCTTCCTTGCCTTTTTGCTGCTGAATGTGAAGAAGAGGGTCTGGAAAGCGGCTTTGGCGCAATAG
- a CDS encoding quinolinate synthase codes for METANTQTRDQLIASIQELKRQKNAVILAHYYQEADVQDIADVLGDSLALAQAAKRSNADVILFCGVHFMAETAKIVNPGKTVLLPDLDAGCSLAASCDARDLAAWKKEHPEHKIISYINCSAEVKALSDIICTSSNAAKVVASFPKDTPLLFAPDKHLGSWLVEKLGRKMELWPGACHVHEAFRAETILDLKLAHPSATFICHPECSESVRFHAEYVGSTSNLLQFVHDDPRQTFIVGTEVGILHQMQKANPSKTFIAAPGTDAGCNCSICPYMKLNTLEKIYAALRDMKPEIVMDADLLKKAALSLNRMLELS; via the coding sequence ATGGAAACCGCAAACACACAAACGCGTGATCAACTGATTGCCAGCATTCAAGAACTGAAGCGGCAGAAAAATGCGGTGATCTTGGCGCACTATTATCAAGAGGCCGATGTGCAAGATATTGCCGATGTGCTTGGTGATAGCTTGGCCCTTGCCCAAGCTGCAAAGCGCTCAAACGCAGATGTCATCCTCTTTTGCGGAGTGCACTTCATGGCGGAGACGGCCAAAATTGTAAATCCTGGCAAAACGGTGCTGCTTCCAGATCTTGATGCCGGTTGCTCACTTGCTGCGTCTTGCGATGCTCGCGATTTGGCAGCGTGGAAAAAAGAACATCCCGAACATAAAATCATTTCCTACATCAACTGCAGTGCAGAAGTGAAAGCGCTCTCGGATATTATTTGCACTTCAAGCAACGCTGCCAAAGTGGTGGCTTCTTTTCCCAAAGACACTCCCCTGCTTTTCGCGCCCGATAAGCATTTGGGCTCGTGGCTTGTGGAAAAACTTGGACGAAAAATGGAATTGTGGCCAGGCGCTTGTCATGTACACGAAGCCTTTCGCGCGGAGACCATTTTAGACTTGAAGCTCGCACATCCAAGCGCCACCTTCATCTGCCATCCGGAATGCAGCGAATCTGTTCGCTTTCACGCCGAGTATGTTGGTTCCACCAGCAACTTGCTGCAATTTGTTCACGATGATCCACGTCAAACATTTATTGTGGGAACCGAAGTGGGCATTTTGCATCAAATGCAAAAAGCAAATCCCAGCAAAACCTTTATTGCTGCACCTGGCACCGATGCTGGTTGCAACTGCAGCATCTGCCCATACATGAAGCTCAACACGTTAGAAAAAATCTACGCTGCACTTCGCGATATGAAACCTGAAATTGTTATGGATGCAGATCTGCTAAAAAAAGCTG